A window of the Brassica oleracea var. oleracea cultivar TO1000 chromosome C1, BOL, whole genome shotgun sequence genome harbors these coding sequences:
- the LOC106330769 gene encoding uncharacterized protein LOC106330769, producing MDGHKRYGIFVTRSIDVFDCSGRKRYKELDGFANLVPRIVKAVQPPSYQKDFTFAAYTVHYVPMGKLNKSACDCGVYTIKFIECHSHGLKLPLVNDGNIKEARHRVLWDLWEAANDPELVERMSNYEPPECLTSTVEEIL from the exons ATGGACGGACACAAGAGATATGGAAT TTTCGTGACGAGGAGCATTGATGTGTTTGATTGCTCGGGCAGAAAAAGGTACAAGGAATTGGATGGGTTCGCAAATCTTGTTCCTCGTATTGTCAAGGCAGTTCAGCCACCGAGTTACCAGAAGGACTTTACGTTCGCTGCATATACGGTTCACTATGTCCCCATGGGTAAGCTGAATAAAAGTGCATGTGATTGTGGTGTCTATACAATAAAGTTCATCGAGTGCCATTCGCATGGATTGAAGTTGCCCTTGGTGAATGATGGTAACATCAAAGAAGCTCGCCACAGAGTTTTGTGGGATCTATGGGAAGCGGCAAACGACCCGGAATTGGTTGAGAGGATGTCAAATTATGAACCTCCAGAGTGTCTCACTTCAACCGTAGAAGAGATTCTGTGA